In Glycine max cultivar Williams 82 chromosome 7, Glycine_max_v4.0, whole genome shotgun sequence, a single window of DNA contains:
- the LOC100789934 gene encoding probable serine/threonine-protein phosphatase 2A regulatory subunit B'' subunit TON2, which produces MYSGSSDGESHDAPQSQRKIPPASSMLWVRNLRRFIGSGAGLGSEALMELETKRILLDIFKEKQKKTAEAATIPTFYKKKPEDGSISHRVQRLAKYRFLRKQSDLLLNADDLDAMWVCLRENCVIDDATGAEKMNYEDFCHIASVCTEQIGPKCRRFFSPSNFMKFEKDEQGRIAILPFYLYVMRTVSLTQARIDMSELDEDSDGFLQPHEMEAYIRGLIPNLAQLRDMPAAFVQMYCRIAAHKFFFFCDPHRRGKACIKKVLLSNCLQELMELHQESEEEVTDTEQAENWFSLTSAQRICDMFLALDKDTNGTLSKQELREYADATLADIFIERVYDEHVRRGKSGGGNAREMDFESFLDFVLALENKDTPEGLTYLFRCLDLQGRGYLTTADVHSLFRDVHHKWIEGGNYELCIEDVRDEIWDMVKPEDPLKITLADLLACKQGGTVASMLIDVRGFWAHDNRETLLQEEEPEEE; this is translated from the exons ATGTACAGCGGCTCCAGCGACGGCGAAAGCCATGACGCCCCTCAGAGTCAGAGGAAAATTCCGCCGGCATCCTCCATGCTTTGGGTCCGCAATCTTCGCCGTTTCATCGGATCCGGCGCCGGCCTCGGATCCGAAGCCTTGATGG AGCTTGAAACTAAGAGAATTTTGCTCGACATTTTTAAGGAAAAGCAGAAGAAAACCGCCGAAGCTGCTACAATTCCCACTTTCTACAAGAAG AAACCTGAAGATGGATCAATCAGTCATAGAGTTCAGAGATTGGCAAAGTATCGCTTTCTAAGG AAACAATCCGATCTTTTGCTGAATGCTGATGATTTGGATGCAATGTGGGTGTGCTTAAGAGAGAACTGCGTCATTGATGATGCTACTGGTGCAGAAAAG ATGAATTATGAAGACTTTTGCCACATTGCCTCTGTATGTACAGAACAAATAGGTCCTAAATGCCGGCGGTTTTTCAGTCCTTCAAACTTTATGAAGTTTGAGAAAGATGAGCAGGGAAGAATTGCCATTCTACCCTTTTACCTTTATGTGATGCGAACG GTTTCACTTACGCAGGCAAGAATTGATATGAGTGAGCTTGATGAGGATTCTGATGGTTtccttcagccacat GAAATGGAGGCCTATATACGAGGTCTGATACCCAACTTGGCACAGTTACGTGACATGCCAGCTGCCTTTGTTCAAATGTATTGTCGTATTGCTGCACacaaattcttcttcttttgcgaTCCTCATAGACGAG GAAAAGCTTGCATCAAGAAAGTTTTGCTTAGTAATTGTCTCCAGGAACTCATGGAGCTTCACCAG GAAAGTGAAGAAGAAGTCACGGACACAGAGCAAGCCGAAAACTGGTTCTCTTTGACTTCTGCTCAACGCATATGTG ACATGTTTCTTGCTCTTGATAAAGATACAAATGGGACATTAAGCAAGCAGGAGCTGCGAGAATATGCAGATGCGACTCTGGCTGATATTTTTATTGAGAGAG TATATGATGAACATGTTCGACGTGGAAAGAGTGGTGGTGGGAACGCCCGAGAGATGGATTTCGAGAGTTTCCTGGACTTTGTTTTGGCTTTAGAAAACAAAGACACCCCTGAAGGCTTGACATACTTGTTTCGATGCCTTGATCTTCAAGGAAGGGGTTACCTCACTACTGCTGATGTTCACTCCCTTTTCAG AGATGTACACCATAAATGGATTGAGGGTGGCAACTATGAACTTTGTATCGAAGATGTAAGGGATGAAATCTGGGATATGGTTAAGCCAGAAGATCCACTCAAAATAACATTGGCAGACCTACTGGCCTGCAAACAGGGTGGAACTGTAGCCAGCATGCTCATAGATGTACGTGGTTTCTGGGCTCATGACAATAGAGAAACTCTTCTCCAGGAGGAGGAACCGGAGGAAGAATAA
- the LOC100813671 gene encoding acyl-CoA-binding domain-containing protein 6 isoform X2, producing the protein MFGISRRRMKLGRLKVQLSEANPGTRTPIRHPKRNGNSNGEGEGDAGGSSGHSDEVDCQPSTEITSGSSENWMVLSIAGDKPTPRSNHAAAVIGNKMIVVGGESGTGLLDDVQVLTFDRFSWTMASSKLYLSPSSLPLKIPACKGHSLVSWGKKALLIGGKTDPGSDRISVWAFDTETECWSLMEAKGDIPVARSGHSVVRASSVLILFGGEDAKRRKLNDLHMFDLKSLTWLPLHYTGTAPSPRFNHVAALYDDKILYIFGGSSKSRTLNDLYSLDFETMAWSRVKIRGFHPSPRAGCCDVLCGTKWYITGGGSRKKRHGETVIFDIVKNEWSVAITSPPSSITTNKGFSMVLVQHKEKDFLVAFGGSKKEPSNQVEVLIMEKNESTLGSQSAHSKCSASVLLEKHSSSTRLAPQLNDCSQHLVDSVARQNLASAIEHGSGRRSLSESLVIDPNFPPTNTSLRKQFDHDEEYNTDLKMDKNSDERSFPRAVDHRTNKDYHGKQMNTSEVKTNMEEQQTLLSGILNQQNLVFENDMPESDNLLFSENINININSGSLTTSNVYYYYESKLASLIRKNGILEGQLAASIASKEAAEKSLTSVLKSRQEMDRKLTESEKEMELMREKLAGLELAQEETNNLSNIVHSDNVRLEHDVAFLKAVLDDTQKELHSTRGVIAGERARAFQLQFEVFHLKQRLQSMEKNRASTTPRKPFHVQ; encoded by the exons ATGTTTGGCATTTCTCGTCGCCGTATGAAACTTGGCAG ATTGAAGGTGCAGCTTTCTGAGGCCAATCCGGGAACCAGAACTCCCATCAGACACCCCAAACGGAACGGAAACTCCAAT GGAGAAGGAGAGGGAGATGCTGGAGGTTCAAGTGGCCATTCTGATGAAGTTGATTGCCAGCCTTCAACTGAGATAACTAGTGGCAGCTCAGAGAACTGGATGGTCTTGTCTATTGCTGGGGATAAACCTACTCCTAGATCGAAT CATGCAGCAGCTGTCATTGGGAATAAGATGATAGTGGTGGGCGGTGAATCTGGGACTGGATTGTTGGATGACGTGCAG GTGCTGACTTTTGATAGATTTTCGTGGACCATGGCATCGTCAAAGCTTTACTTGTCACCCAGCAGTCTGCCACTGAAAATTCCAGCATGCAAGGGCCATAGTTTG GTATCCTGGGGGAAAAAAGCACTGCTCATTGGAGGGAAAACGGACCCAGGAAGTGACAGAATTTCAG TATGGGCATTTGATACAGAGACAGAGTGCTGGTCACTCATGGAGGCAAAGGGGGACATACCG GTTGCTCGCAGTGGTCATAGTGTTGTTAGAGCGAGCTCTGTTTTAATATTGTTTGGTGGTGAGGATGCAAAAAGGAGGAAATTGAATGATCTACATATGTTCGATCTCAAGTCCTTAACATGGCTTCCACTTCACTACAC GGGAACAGCACCTTCTCCAAGATTCAACCATGTAGCTGCTCTTTATGATGATaaaattctttatatatttGGAGGATCATCAAAATCCAGGACCTTAAATGATTTATATTCACTTGACTTTGAAACT ATGGCATGGTCACGAGTAAAGATACGAGGTTTTCATCCATCACCTAGAGCTGGTTGTTGTGACGTCCTTTGTGGTACTAAATGGTATATCACTGGGGGTGGAAGCCGGaaaaaaa GACACGGAGAGACTGTGATATTTGatattgtaaaaaatgaatGGTCTGTGGCAATTACTTCGCCTCCGTCTTCTATCACTACAAACAAG GGTTTCAGCATGGTACTTGTGCAGCACAAGGAAAAAGATTTTCTTGTTGCATTTGGGGGATCCAAAAAAGAACCATCAAATCAG GTGGAGGTGTTGATAATGGAAAAGAATGAATCAACATTGGGGAGCCAATCAGCTCACAGTAAATGTTCAGCATCAGTACTACTTGAAAAACATTCATCATCTACTAGATTGGCCCCCCAACTTAATGATTGTTCTCAACATTTAGTTGACTCAGTTGCTAGACAAAATCTAGCTTCTGCAATTGAACATGGTTCCGGCAGGAGATCTCTGTCAGAATCCCTGGTTATTGATCCCAATTTCCCCCCCACCAACACCTCCCTTCGTAAGCAATTTGATCACGATGAAGAATACAATACCGATCTCAAGATGGACAAGAACTCAGATGAACGTTCTTTTCCTCgg GCCGTAGATCACAGAACGAACAAAGATTACCATGGTAAACAGATGAATACTAGTGAAGTCAAGACCAATATGGAGGAACAACAAACATTGTTATCTGGAATTCTAAACCAACAAAACCTAGTATTTGAAAATGACATGCCAGAAAGTGATAATTTGTTATTCAGTGAAAACATTAACATTAACATTAATTCAGGATCACTGACTACTTCAAATGTCTATTATTACTATGAAAGTAAATTGGCTTCTCTAATAAGGAAGAATGGAATTTTGGAGGGACAATTAGCAGCTTCCATAGCGAGCAAAGAAGCGGCAGAGAAAAGCTTGACTTCTGTTCTTAAAAGTAGGCAGGAAATGGATAGGAAATTGACAGAATCAGAGAAGGAGATGGAATTGATGAGAGAGAAGCTGGCTGGTCTAGAGTTGGCCCAGGAAGAGACCAACAACCTATCAAACATTGTGCATTCTGAC
- the LOC100812047 gene encoding ethylene-responsive transcription factor ERF086, producing MSTSRTSSDTPFKGYDPSQTQMCLSLLQRNTSPCGERRGRRKQAEPGRFLGVRRRPWGRYAAEIRDPTTKERHWLGTFDTAQEAALAYDRAALSMKGSQARTNFVYSDNINFHTLQLSPMNVQVQPLLPASQFLTTTTTQTNQNSHFQVIHSTPNCGNPSPLNNDMCVETTYGSAQDDNFFFSSDSNSGYLECIVPDDCFRPASSSSNSSNSRKSNVSDQKANTSSMESTNHHHHQYSHVDMTSFSQEGIEMAPRASYNFSDFCYQSEVSQGSWDDQQSWDWNSSELSAIFKNPMRVENGCMDALCPINDSPSSSYGLMNEAASSSTTCSPSLPPFGDVDLGYPLF from the coding sequence ATGTCAACCTCGAGAACCTCATCAGATACACCCTTCAAAGGATATGATCCTAGCCAAACTCAAATGTGTCTCTCTCTCCTCCAACGCAACACTTCTCCTTGTGGTGAGAGGAGGGGCAGAAGGAAGCAAGCAGAACCAGGGAGGTTCCTTGGTGTGAGGAGGCGCCCTTGGGGTCGATATGCTGCTGAAATTAGAGACCCCACAACCAAAGAGAGGCATTGGCTTGGCACATTTGACACTGCTCAAGAAGCAGCTCTTGCTTATGACAGAGCTGCTCTGTCCATGAAAGGAAGCCAAGCTAGAACCAACTTTGTTTACTCTGATAACATCAACTTCCACACTCTCCAGCTTTCTCCTATGAATGTTCAAGTTCAACCTCTCTTGCCAGCTTCACAGTTCCTCACTACCACCACCACTCAGACCAACCAAAATAGCCACTTTCAGGTTATTCACAGTACTCCAAACTGTGGAAACCCCTCCCCATTGAACAATGACATGTGTGTTGAAACCACATATGGGTCAGCTCAGGATGATAATTTCTTCTTTTCCAGTGATTCTAACTCGGGCTATCTCGAATGCATAGTTCCTGATGATTGCTTCAGACCTGCTTCATCCAGTTCCAACAGTTCAAACTCCAGAAAGAGCAACGTGAGTGATCAAAAGGCTAACACAAGCTCCATGGAGAGTACtaatcaccatcatcatcagTACTCACATGTTGACATGACTTCATTCTCTCAAGAAGGCATTGAAATGGCACCAAGGGCATCTTATaacttttcagatttttgttaTCAAAGTGAAGTGAGTCAAGGATCATGGGATGATCAGCAGTCATGGGATTGGAATAGCAGTGAACTTTCAGCTATATTTAAGAACCCAATGAGGGTGGAAAATGGGTGCATGGATGCATTATGCCCCATAAATGATAGTCCTAGTTCAAGCTATGGGCTAATGAATGaggctgcttcttcttctacaacCTGTTCTCCGTCACTTCCACCCTTTGGGGACGTAGACTTGGGATACCCACTCTTCTGA